The following are encoded together in the Paraburkholderia sp. BL10I2N1 genome:
- a CDS encoding efflux transporter outer membrane subunit translates to MKKLIIEIMACLSMAACAVQPATHQNLPDTVKTVAPVEWSVEAPKDAVDATTWWSQFGDPVLRDLVASVLTDNLDLQAAVERVKQAQSITTQKHAALLPQLDATATASNSQINTPPPLGYVRQAGVGLALSWTPDVFGGERLELLASQAQLVGQQHTTDELRLALAANTASAYVDLRWAQTELKILQNNVVIRQRALQLTQERLKYGLSTQLDVARAQNQLSELQARLAPTQSTIQHQLSLIAVYSGRTPESVDKLLLGTPGPIPIPTDTAPQTLPSEALLRRPDVLAAYATVEQRAAEVGVSRADRYPKFRLNLTDGLLAASYLGMPTLTDNLFNAALGATSPIFNAGRITAEIQQSESKMLESQLNLQQTMLQALKEVEDTRSDLVSTTEATQRLTDALGASDQSLKLANQLYKGGATDFLDVLTAQQAYLQDSEQLNQAKREHALAAVALYRSLGGGWSQTEPALASGSDDRGG, encoded by the coding sequence ATGAAAAAGCTCATTATCGAAATCATGGCCTGCCTTTCAATGGCAGCCTGTGCGGTCCAACCCGCAACGCACCAGAACCTGCCGGACACAGTCAAGACCGTCGCGCCGGTGGAGTGGAGCGTCGAAGCACCGAAGGATGCCGTCGATGCGACGACCTGGTGGTCGCAGTTCGGCGACCCGGTGCTGCGTGATCTGGTGGCGTCGGTGCTGACCGACAACCTGGATCTGCAGGCCGCGGTCGAACGTGTCAAGCAGGCACAGTCGATCACGACGCAAAAGCACGCAGCGCTTCTTCCGCAACTCGACGCGACCGCCACAGCGTCGAACAGCCAGATCAACACGCCGCCGCCACTGGGGTACGTCCGGCAGGCGGGAGTCGGCCTCGCACTGAGCTGGACGCCGGACGTATTTGGCGGAGAGCGGCTGGAACTGCTCGCATCCCAGGCACAACTGGTAGGGCAGCAGCATACGACGGATGAACTCAGGCTCGCACTTGCGGCCAATACGGCGTCGGCCTATGTCGATCTGCGCTGGGCGCAAACGGAGTTGAAGATCCTCCAGAACAACGTCGTGATCCGTCAGCGTGCCTTGCAACTCACGCAGGAGCGTCTCAAGTACGGTTTGTCGACTCAGCTGGACGTGGCTCGCGCGCAAAACCAGTTGAGCGAGTTGCAGGCCCGACTCGCACCCACCCAGTCGACGATTCAGCACCAGTTGAGCCTGATCGCGGTGTATTCGGGCCGCACGCCGGAATCGGTCGACAAGCTGTTGCTGGGGACGCCAGGCCCCATTCCCATCCCGACAGACACAGCGCCGCAGACCTTGCCATCGGAGGCGTTGCTGCGCCGCCCGGACGTCCTGGCTGCCTACGCCACGGTTGAACAGCGGGCGGCGGAAGTCGGCGTCTCGCGGGCGGATCGCTATCCGAAGTTCCGGTTGAATCTCACTGACGGCCTGCTCGCGGCGTCGTATCTTGGCATGCCGACGTTGACCGACAACCTCTTTAACGCGGCGCTCGGCGCCACCAGCCCGATCTTCAACGCCGGCCGGATTACCGCTGAGATCCAGCAAAGCGAGAGCAAGATGCTCGAATCGCAACTGAACCTGCAGCAGACCATGCTTCAGGCGCTCAAGGAAGTCGAGGACACACGCAGCGACCTGGTCAGCACGACGGAAGCAACGCAACGTTTGACCGATGCACTCGGGGCCTCTGACCAGTCGCTGAAGCTTGCGAACCAGCTGTACAAAGGCGGTGCAACCGATTTCCTCGATGTTCTGACGGCGCAGCAAGCCTATCTGCAGGATTCGGAGCAACTGAACCAGGCGAAGCGGGAGCATGCACTTGCCGCCGTGGCGTTGTATCGATCGTTGGGCGGCGGATGGAGCCAGACCGAGCCCGCTCTGGCTTCCGGTTCGGATGATCGTGGCGGCTAG
- a CDS encoding epoxide hydrolase family protein, with product MPNDIPPQTPSRRRFIGVAAATLAAGSLSQLAFAETNQAITEVAPATGGDTTAIRPLRVHVPEAQLIDLRRRIKATRWPDRETVTDDSQGVPLAMIQELARHWATDYDWRKVEAKLNSLPNFVTEIDGLDIHFIHVRSKHDNAMPLIVTHGWPGSVIEQFKIIDPLTNPTAYGASASDAFHLVIPSLPGYGFSGKPTETGWGPERTARAWVVLMKRLGYAQFAAQGGDLGGVVANVMARQASPELLGIHVNFPATVPPEIAKALQAGDPVPAGLSDDEKHAYEQLSSAARKRRAYALEMGTRPQTLYGLADSPVGLASWLLDHGDGYVQPAAALTSAVFGRPVNGESAGELTRNDVLDDITLYWLTNTGVSAARFYWESHFNFIGAADVSVPAAVSVFPRENYQAPRSWTERAYHNLIYYNRLDKGGHFAAWEQPQLFAEEVRAGLKPLRK from the coding sequence ATGCCAAACGATATCCCTCCCCAAACCCCGTCGCGCCGTCGCTTCATTGGCGTGGCAGCGGCGACCCTTGCCGCGGGCTCATTGAGTCAGCTCGCTTTTGCGGAAACGAATCAGGCGATCACTGAAGTTGCCCCGGCGACGGGCGGTGACACGACCGCTATTCGTCCACTGCGTGTGCATGTGCCTGAAGCGCAACTCATCGACTTGCGAAGACGCATCAAGGCGACGAGGTGGCCTGACCGCGAGACGGTCACGGATGACTCGCAAGGCGTGCCGCTCGCGATGATTCAGGAACTCGCGCGCCATTGGGCAACCGATTACGACTGGCGCAAGGTCGAGGCGAAACTCAACTCCCTGCCGAATTTTGTGACCGAAATCGATGGGCTGGACATTCATTTCATCCACGTTCGCTCGAAACATGACAACGCGATGCCGCTCATCGTCACGCACGGCTGGCCCGGTTCGGTCATCGAGCAGTTCAAGATCATCGATCCGCTGACCAATCCCACTGCATATGGCGCGAGCGCGTCGGATGCTTTTCATCTGGTCATTCCATCTTTGCCGGGCTACGGCTTTTCCGGCAAACCTACGGAGACCGGCTGGGGTCCGGAGCGCACTGCACGTGCCTGGGTTGTGCTGATGAAGCGCCTTGGATACGCGCAATTTGCGGCGCAAGGCGGCGATCTCGGTGGCGTGGTGGCAAACGTGATGGCGAGGCAGGCATCGCCGGAATTGCTGGGCATTCACGTCAACTTCCCCGCGACTGTTCCACCCGAGATTGCCAAGGCGCTTCAAGCCGGCGATCCGGTACCAGCCGGCCTTTCGGACGACGAGAAGCACGCTTACGAGCAGCTGAGCAGTGCGGCCAGGAAACGACGCGCCTACGCGTTGGAGATGGGGACACGCCCGCAAACGCTCTACGGACTGGCGGACTCGCCCGTTGGACTGGCAAGCTGGCTTCTCGATCATGGTGACGGGTATGTTCAGCCGGCGGCAGCACTGACTTCGGCCGTGTTCGGGCGCCCAGTCAATGGAGAATCCGCAGGCGAGCTGACACGGAACGACGTCCTCGACGACATCACCCTCTACTGGTTGACGAACACGGGGGTTTCCGCGGCGCGCTTTTATTGGGAGTCTCACTTCAACTTCATAGGTGCCGCCGATGTGTCGGTCCCGGCTGCCGTGAGCGTCTTTCCCCGCGAGAACTATCAGGCCCCGCGGAGCTGGACAGAGCGCGCGTATCACAACCTCATCTATTACAACAGGCTCGATAAGGGCGGACACTTTGCGGCATGGGAACAGCCGCAATTATTTGCCGAAGAGGTCCGCGCAGGTTTGAAACCCCTGCGCAAATAG
- a CDS encoding winged helix-turn-helix domain-containing protein, with amino-acid sequence MKADLIERYAANLYGVLSCFDRILITGTLPGACYAAGMTSFLNANGIRLFDYARFAEPLRERIRVRAQEVCAAAGIEIEHVNKSHIRKEDLVARVLQGRGDAPGLVHVISAMEACPSYKPWHDKSSGKTYLRPETGKCLHYYFYFIDDELGLCYLRVPTWAPFGLQFYCNGHGAVARALKREGIGFVQADNAFLRIADMDRAQAIADALSPDMLHERLDRYAQWLCPVLDVFGQTYHWSLRQAEYSTDLMFRSQQTLVPLYDVLSRQAVLAAHAGKVAGFLGKKVTPQLAQEIGSRLSTRIEGRCIKHHMGVASVKVYDKFSHVLRIETTINDVSFFKHHRKVEHRNGQSTYELAALRKTIYSLFDLREIMLGCNQRYLAFLSSLDDPSAGERDLQRLSQSRVGSNERRVKGLNFFNGGEQALLRALQRGEFNVHGLRRADLARHVDMSAPVLSRQLSRLRTLGLIKKVAHTYRYYLTRLGRAAIAAACSLTRFNIVPILAAAH; translated from the coding sequence ATGAAGGCCGATCTGATTGAGCGTTACGCGGCGAATCTGTACGGCGTGCTGTCGTGCTTTGACCGAATCCTGATCACGGGCACGCTGCCTGGCGCGTGCTACGCAGCGGGCATGACGAGTTTTCTGAACGCCAACGGCATTCGCCTATTCGACTACGCCAGGTTCGCCGAACCGCTGCGCGAACGCATCCGTGTGCGCGCGCAAGAGGTCTGCGCTGCCGCCGGCATCGAGATTGAGCACGTCAACAAGAGCCACATCCGCAAGGAAGATCTGGTGGCACGCGTGCTGCAGGGGCGTGGCGATGCACCCGGGCTGGTGCACGTCATCTCGGCGATGGAGGCCTGCCCGAGCTACAAGCCGTGGCACGACAAGAGCAGCGGCAAGACCTACCTGCGCCCCGAGACGGGCAAGTGTCTGCACTACTACTTCTACTTCATCGATGACGAACTCGGGCTGTGCTACCTCAGGGTCCCGACCTGGGCACCGTTCGGCTTGCAGTTCTACTGCAATGGCCACGGCGCCGTGGCCCGTGCGCTCAAGCGCGAGGGCATCGGGTTCGTGCAGGCCGACAACGCCTTTTTGCGCATTGCCGATATGGACCGTGCACAGGCCATCGCCGACGCGCTGAGCCCCGATATGCTGCATGAGCGACTGGACCGCTACGCGCAGTGGCTGTGCCCGGTGCTCGACGTGTTCGGCCAGACCTACCACTGGAGCCTGCGGCAGGCCGAGTATTCCACTGACCTGATGTTCCGCAGCCAACAGACGCTGGTGCCGCTGTACGACGTGCTGTCGCGTCAGGCGGTGCTGGCCGCGCACGCCGGGAAAGTAGCCGGCTTCCTGGGCAAGAAGGTCACGCCGCAATTGGCGCAGGAGATCGGCTCGCGGCTGTCCACCCGCATCGAGGGACGCTGCATCAAGCACCATATGGGCGTTGCCAGCGTCAAGGTTTACGACAAGTTCTCCCATGTGTTGCGGATAGAAACCACCATCAACGACGTGAGCTTCTTCAAACACCACCGCAAGGTGGAACACAGGAATGGCCAAAGCACCTACGAACTCGCAGCGTTGAGGAAAACCATCTACAGCCTGTTCGACCTGCGCGAGATCATGCTGGGCTGCAACCAGCGCTACCTCGCGTTTTTGTCGAGTCTGGATGACCCCAGCGCAGGTGAGCGCGACCTTCAACGTTTGAGCCAGTCCCGCGTGGGCAGTAATGAGCGCAGGGTCAAAGGACTCAACTTCTTCAACGGCGGCGAGCAAGCACTGCTGCGTGCCTTGCAGCGCGGCGAGTTCAACGTGCATGGCCTGCGCCGTGCCGATCTGGCCAGGCATGTGGACATGAGCGCCCCGGTGCTGTCCCGACAGCTCTCGCGACTGCGCACACTCGGCTTGATCAAGAAGGTGGCCCATACCTACCGCTACTACCTCACGCGTCTGGGCCGCGCCGCCATCGCTGCTGCCTGTTCTCTCACCCGTTTCAACATCGTTCCAATTCTGGCCGCAGCACACTGA
- a CDS encoding HlyD family secretion protein translates to MTTSPSTPASVIPAPPAAASTQTPRVPWMKLAVGAVAVVLAAAAGYWYFVLRFEQSTDDAYVSGNVTVMAPKVDGFITDILVQDNQRVQAGQVLVRLDSRDYDAKLAQTTAEVEGARAAVAELQAKWVLQTAVISQHEAEERASSAELTRSAQDQSRYRELVKDDAVSNQLVERANADFSKAQAAVQGSDAQVLAAKRELEVLDAQIIDAQASVNTALAAQRVAELNVEYTTIRSPVDGYIGNRTGRVGMLANTGASLLTVVPSTDLWVDANFKEDQLKKMRVGNKVDVELDASSVPVHGYVESLAPATGATFSVLPPENATGNFTKIVQRVPVRIRLNVPSGMEAVLRPGLSATVKVHLDKTAQTASGQ, encoded by the coding sequence ATGACGACTTCTCCCTCCACGCCCGCTTCAGTCATTCCCGCGCCGCCGGCAGCAGCAAGCACCCAGACGCCGCGCGTCCCGTGGATGAAACTGGCTGTCGGCGCCGTCGCGGTGGTGCTGGCCGCCGCAGCGGGTTACTGGTATTTCGTGCTGCGCTTCGAGCAATCGACCGACGACGCCTATGTAAGTGGAAACGTCACGGTGATGGCCCCGAAAGTCGACGGCTTCATCACGGACATCCTCGTGCAGGACAACCAGCGCGTTCAGGCGGGCCAGGTATTGGTCCGGCTCGATTCGCGCGACTACGACGCAAAGCTCGCGCAGACCACGGCTGAAGTCGAAGGTGCGCGCGCGGCGGTGGCGGAACTCCAGGCGAAGTGGGTGCTCCAGACCGCGGTGATCAGTCAGCACGAGGCGGAAGAGCGTGCGTCCTCCGCAGAGTTGACGCGGTCCGCGCAGGACCAGAGCCGTTATCGCGAACTGGTGAAGGACGATGCTGTGTCGAATCAGCTCGTCGAGCGCGCAAACGCGGACTTTTCGAAGGCGCAGGCAGCCGTGCAGGGCAGCGATGCTCAGGTACTCGCCGCAAAGCGCGAACTGGAGGTGCTCGACGCGCAGATTATCGACGCGCAGGCTAGCGTGAACACGGCACTGGCAGCCCAGCGCGTAGCTGAACTCAACGTGGAATACACGACGATCCGCTCGCCGGTCGATGGCTACATCGGCAATCGCACCGGTCGGGTAGGCATGCTTGCCAACACCGGCGCCTCGCTCCTCACCGTGGTGCCTTCTACCGATTTGTGGGTGGACGCGAACTTCAAGGAAGACCAGTTGAAGAAGATGCGCGTGGGCAACAAGGTGGATGTCGAACTCGACGCATCGAGTGTACCGGTACATGGCTATGTCGAGAGTCTTGCCCCCGCAACCGGCGCGACTTTCAGCGTGCTGCCCCCGGAAAACGCGACGGGAAATTTCACCAAAATCGTGCAACGCGTTCCCGTACGGATCCGCCTGAATGTGCCGAGCGGCATGGAAGCGGTGCTGCGTCCCGGCCTGTCGGCAACCGTCAAGGTGCACCTCGACAAAACGGCGCAGACCGCGAGCGGTCAATGA
- a CDS encoding GGDEF domain-containing protein, translating into MSIDRRFGVIAAALCVPLLAVSGWLLTYQWHAYADADQGLRAFQTYRSALLVAEKVSFERGPTNGVLGEDVPIPEARMAALHNARRDSDIRFRQLLDRLAASDCSQCVGKLVTVKQAQADLAAARANIDRLIQKPLAQRTDRELEEAVDRLVDVIPQFSSVTDASTAEIVKGDPDSLNCLMVARLAATLREQAGLLGSRFTPALASHRPLTEREQLAIELTRGRIDQLRALMLPRVQDHPAPARKAFVQVERQYFGDGLAYVAKVRELARRPEGAGLSTGFFAEQYVPLMRPIVDLRDEVLDLAETEVRSHRDTELALLVGTGSLALVLMGGLLLMVWLFREQVIRPFVEATRIVRALATGDHAVEVPLDVYRGEIGKLFNAVQILKTNNIERTRLEQERHRLIAELRTMAETDSLTQLLNRRAFEARARATCLKRDAREPELALIMFDIDHFKQINDTYGHAAGDYALQAVADLCRKTWRKEDIVARIGGEEFAVLMEVLDRAQAVSTAHRLQEKLSRTKVTDGQAWDFTITASFGIAFAARADSPDVSSLLKRADGLLYRAKLAGRNRIEVETGQASATEQESRR; encoded by the coding sequence ATGTCGATCGATCGGCGCTTCGGCGTGATCGCAGCGGCGCTTTGCGTTCCGCTTCTCGCGGTGTCCGGCTGGCTCCTGACGTACCAGTGGCATGCCTATGCCGACGCCGATCAGGGCCTGCGGGCGTTCCAGACCTATCGCAGCGCGCTGCTTGTCGCGGAAAAGGTGTCCTTTGAGCGCGGCCCCACCAATGGGGTGCTCGGAGAAGACGTGCCGATTCCCGAAGCACGTATGGCTGCGCTACACAATGCGCGCCGTGATAGCGACATCCGTTTCCGGCAGTTGCTCGACCGTCTCGCGGCCAGCGACTGTTCACAATGCGTCGGGAAACTCGTTACGGTAAAGCAGGCTCAGGCCGACCTGGCCGCCGCCCGCGCGAACATCGACCGCCTCATCCAGAAGCCCCTTGCGCAGCGCACCGACCGCGAACTGGAAGAAGCGGTCGACCGCTTGGTCGACGTGATTCCGCAATTCTCCTCGGTCACGGACGCAAGTACCGCCGAAATCGTCAAGGGCGACCCGGATTCGCTGAACTGCCTGATGGTCGCACGGCTCGCCGCCACGCTGCGCGAGCAGGCCGGGTTGCTCGGCTCGCGCTTCACTCCCGCACTGGCTTCGCATCGCCCGTTGACTGAGCGCGAGCAACTGGCCATCGAACTGACGCGTGGCCGGATCGACCAGTTGCGCGCGCTGATGCTGCCGCGCGTGCAGGATCATCCGGCGCCGGCCCGCAAAGCCTTTGTCCAGGTCGAGCGGCAGTATTTTGGCGACGGGCTCGCCTACGTTGCGAAGGTGCGCGAACTCGCGCGCCGTCCTGAAGGGGCGGGCCTCTCGACGGGCTTCTTTGCAGAGCAGTACGTTCCACTGATGAGGCCGATCGTCGACCTGCGCGACGAAGTACTGGATCTTGCCGAAACCGAGGTGCGCTCGCACCGGGACACCGAACTGGCATTACTGGTCGGCACCGGAAGTCTCGCGCTCGTTCTGATGGGCGGCCTGCTGCTGATGGTATGGCTGTTCCGCGAGCAGGTGATCCGGCCGTTCGTGGAGGCGACGCGCATCGTCCGCGCGCTCGCGACTGGCGACCATGCCGTAGAAGTTCCGTTGGACGTGTATCGCGGCGAGATCGGGAAACTCTTCAACGCCGTGCAGATCCTGAAGACGAACAACATCGAGAGAACCCGGCTCGAGCAGGAACGTCATCGCCTGATCGCCGAACTCAGGACGATGGCGGAAACCGATTCGCTGACCCAGTTGCTGAATCGTCGCGCGTTTGAAGCGCGCGCGCGAGCGACGTGCCTGAAGCGCGACGCGCGTGAGCCGGAACTGGCGCTCATCATGTTCGACATCGATCATTTCAAACAGATCAACGACACCTACGGACACGCAGCAGGCGACTACGCATTGCAGGCCGTGGCCGATCTGTGTCGCAAGACGTGGCGCAAGGAAGACATCGTCGCGCGTATCGGCGGTGAGGAATTCGCCGTGCTGATGGAAGTGCTGGATCGCGCGCAGGCGGTCAGCACGGCGCACCGGCTGCAAGAAAAACTTTCGCGGACGAAGGTGACCGACGGGCAGGCCTGGGACTTTACGATAACCGCCAGCTTCGGCATTGCGTTTGCGGCGCGCGCGGACTCGCCTGACGTCTCGTCGTTGCTGAAGCGCGCCGATGGGCTGCTTTATCGGGCGAAGCTTGCCGGGCGAAATCGCATCGAGGTTGAGACGGGACAGGCCTCCGCGACGGAGCAGGAAAGTCGTCGCTGA
- a CDS encoding LysR substrate-binding domain-containing protein, with protein MVHFGIGWLYGYASYYLFGSGSSGLGVVLPFMLSSDTTVTRLLERMPLAIVTSPAYLKARSQPRHPSELAEHTFVAISPSLRKPVLTFGLGEEELAIPLKFDIASNNAVFNKEMVLEGFGIGVVPAALAQAELSSGRLVTILDEFEIVDGAIEIRLAYNTRTLLPAKVSVFVEHAAAFFEDVTDTPKAPALKV; from the coding sequence ATGGTTCACTTCGGCATCGGCTGGCTATATGGCTACGCATCGTACTACCTGTTTGGTTCCGGCTCGTCCGGCTTAGGGGTAGTGCTGCCCTTCATGTTGAGCAGCGACACGACGGTCACACGGCTTCTGGAACGCATGCCCCTCGCCATCGTCACTTCCCCGGCTTACCTGAAAGCTCGTTCGCAGCCCAGACATCCGTCAGAACTGGCGGAACATACGTTCGTGGCCATATCGCCGTCACTTCGCAAGCCCGTTTTGACCTTTGGTTTGGGAGAGGAAGAACTGGCCATTCCGCTGAAATTCGACATCGCTTCGAACAATGCCGTTTTCAACAAGGAAATGGTGCTGGAAGGATTTGGCATCGGCGTCGTGCCGGCCGCGCTGGCGCAGGCAGAGCTGTCCTCTGGGCGGCTCGTAACGATTCTCGATGAATTTGAAATCGTCGACGGCGCGATCGAAATCCGGCTCGCGTACAACACCCGAACTCTGCTGCCGGCGAAGGTGAGCGTGTTTGTCGAGCATGCCGCGGCGTTCTTTGAAGATGTGACAGACACGCCGAAGGCGCCCGCTCTTAAAGTCTGA
- a CDS encoding DUF4148 domain-containing protein — MKSHVKAVALALVLAAPVASFAQSNGPVTRQQVQDEIVQLEKAGFNPANANTVDFPANVPTGQAAVAGQDSGYGPAVGGSSQTGRLASTSGIKPVFFGQ; from the coding sequence ATGAAATCGCACGTCAAGGCTGTTGCCCTCGCTCTCGTTCTCGCCGCACCGGTCGCTTCGTTTGCACAGTCGAACGGCCCCGTGACACGTCAACAGGTGCAGGACGAGATCGTCCAGCTCGAAAAGGCTGGCTTCAATCCGGCGAACGCGAACACGGTTGATTTCCCGGCGAATGTCCCCACCGGGCAAGCGGCTGTTGCTGGGCAAGATAGCGGCTACGGCCCTGCGGTCGGTGGATCGTCGCAGACTGGCCGTCTCGCAAGCACCAGCGGTATCAAGCCGGTTTTCTTCGGTCAATAA
- a CDS encoding DUF3597 domain-containing protein: MSIFGTIVNKLFGKAKPDEAAPAVEPTPDPAVAQAASPAATAAPLADVDVAAVMDQFVSDSGQTLNWRTSIVDTMKALGVDSSLEHRKQLAQELNYSGDMNDSASMNIWLHKQVMQALAANGGKLPPDLAS; encoded by the coding sequence GTGAGCATTTTCGGAACTATCGTGAACAAGCTTTTCGGCAAGGCGAAGCCAGATGAGGCAGCGCCCGCTGTCGAGCCGACGCCGGACCCAGCCGTTGCACAAGCGGCTTCCCCCGCAGCGACTGCAGCACCGCTTGCAGACGTCGACGTTGCGGCCGTCATGGACCAGTTTGTGAGCGACAGCGGTCAGACGTTGAACTGGCGCACGTCGATCGTCGATACGATGAAGGCGTTGGGTGTCGACAGCAGCCTGGAGCATCGCAAACAACTCGCACAGGAACTGAATTACTCCGGCGACATGAACGACTCGGCCAGCATGAACATCTGGTTGCACAAGCAGGTGATGCAGGCGCTTGCCGCAAACGGCGGGAAACTACCGCCCGACCTGGCTTCCTGA
- a CDS encoding GGDEF domain-containing protein codes for MRIKPGPATMAGASLACLLIGLALLALQVKAIYSDHLKQEYIGLVLDAIERAENARNSLGVLQRTADDNDTQSEGYRHARIDLAARVATLAALVDASPSPAPQIPRSALSPDANPDDTKVLLDTASAYWRGQRDRDSADTRTRIRRIADTLIVLSALVFGLLTTALVMYAKRTRQLAGESHEFEHAALHDAMTGLPNRRKLLATLEESAARPFDGQTPSRIAVLYIDLDEFKRVNDSFGHRVGDEFLIAVASRFRQSVRLVDVVARIGGDEFAVLVREFSTDAELGAIAQRLIACVTQTDEQLGIGLVRASIGIASFPDPVADYRRLVATADETMYRVKRNGKNGYAFATRASW; via the coding sequence ATGCGCATCAAGCCGGGGCCAGCGACGATGGCCGGCGCGTCGTTGGCTTGTCTCCTGATTGGGCTTGCATTGCTCGCGTTGCAAGTCAAGGCCATCTATTCTGACCATCTAAAGCAGGAATATATTGGACTCGTTCTCGACGCGATAGAACGCGCGGAAAATGCGCGGAATTCGCTCGGCGTCCTGCAGCGAACGGCCGATGATAATGACACCCAGTCGGAAGGCTATCGACACGCTCGTATCGACCTCGCTGCCCGCGTTGCGACGCTCGCTGCCCTGGTGGATGCGAGCCCGTCCCCTGCACCGCAGATCCCTCGATCCGCGCTTTCGCCCGACGCAAATCCTGATGATACGAAGGTGCTGCTCGACACGGCATCCGCGTATTGGCGTGGGCAGCGCGATCGCGACAGCGCCGATACGCGCACACGTATCCGTCGCATCGCGGACACGCTAATCGTTCTGTCTGCGCTCGTGTTCGGCCTGCTGACCACCGCGCTCGTGATGTATGCAAAGCGCACCCGGCAACTGGCAGGCGAGTCGCACGAATTCGAACACGCCGCGCTGCACGATGCGATGACCGGTCTGCCGAACCGGCGGAAATTGCTTGCCACGCTCGAAGAAAGCGCGGCACGGCCGTTTGACGGTCAAACGCCCTCGCGAATCGCCGTGCTCTATATCGATCTGGACGAGTTCAAACGAGTCAATGACTCGTTCGGTCATCGCGTCGGCGATGAATTTCTGATCGCTGTTGCCAGTCGCTTTCGTCAATCGGTTCGCCTGGTCGACGTCGTGGCACGGATCGGTGGCGACGAGTTTGCCGTGTTGGTCCGTGAGTTTTCGACTGACGCCGAACTAGGTGCAATTGCGCAACGTCTCATCGCCTGCGTGACGCAGACAGACGAACAGTTGGGGATTGGACTTGTCAGGGCCAGCATCGGCATCGCGAGTTTTCCCGATCCCGTCGCAGACTACCGTCGCCTCGTCGCCACGGCCGACGAAACGATGTATCGAGTAAAACGGAACGGCAAGAACGGTTATGCGTTCGCGACACGGGCGAGCTGGTAG